From the Entomomonas sp. E2T0 genome, one window contains:
- a CDS encoding pilin — protein MKYKKIAVIVLIFLIIFLVFMIYYYQMSKGIMKEAFNETNRFKKQVEEFYKDNGYCPEEEGEHVNKFLSVINLKKGIDENTCLIVANIAERSPTVGGKKLTLEAVFNEDRSVKYWKCSTDVWYESIINACH, from the coding sequence ATGAAATATAAAAAAATAGCGGTGATAGTTTTGATATTTTTAATAATATTTTTAGTCTTTATGATTTACTACTATCAAATGAGTAAAGGAATTATGAAAGAAGCTTTTAATGAAACTAATAGATTTAAAAAACAAGTAGAGGAGTTTTATAAAGATAATGGGTATTGCCCTGAGGAGGAGGGAGAACATGTTAATAAATTTTTATCAGTAATCAATTTAAAAAAAGGAATTGATGAAAATACTTGTTTAATAGTGGCTAATATAGCTGAGCGATCCCCAACGGTTGGAGGAAAAAAGCTTACTTTAGAGGCAGTTTTTAATGAGGATCGCTCTGTAAAATATTGGAAATGTTCTACAGATGTATGGTACGAGTCTATTATAAATGCATGCCATTAA
- a CDS encoding tetratricopeptide repeat protein, with protein sequence MILQDIKLIAEYDKAMDFYNKDNIQLSIELFEQLANKGVPEACEMLSFIYRVDEPFKDSLQSSQWNDKYLFFLKKYSDDGNLEATLELGRAYQYGSCIGINNKKAVALITKAAEGGLDEAQFHLQGLYRYGWAGLAKDYEKVSYWLDKAAAQEHLEALYQKGLDLLVLDSNRSKGINYIKRSADLGFWVAIEYLENLTNKE encoded by the coding sequence ATGATCTTACAAGATATTAAATTAATAGCAGAATATGACAAAGCAATGGATTTTTACAACAAAGATAATATTCAGTTATCCATTGAATTATTTGAGCAATTAGCAAATAAAGGCGTTCCAGAAGCTTGTGAAATGCTTAGCTTTATTTATAGAGTAGATGAACCTTTCAAGGATAGTTTGCAATCATCCCAATGGAATGATAAGTATCTATTTTTTTTAAAGAAATATTCCGATGATGGTAATTTGGAAGCTACATTGGAGTTAGGGCGAGCATATCAGTATGGTTCATGTATAGGAATTAATAATAAAAAGGCGGTTGCTCTAATTACTAAAGCGGCTGAGGGCGGGCTTGATGAAGCTCAATTTCATTTACAAGGGCTATATAGATATGGTTGGGCAGGTTTAGCAAAAGATTATGAGAAAGTGTCATATTGGCTAGATAAAGCAGCTGCACAAGAACATTTAGAAGCGTTATATCAGAAAGGATTGGATTTATTAGTATTAGATAGTAATCGTTCTAAAGGAATAAACTATATAAAAAGATCTGCTGACTTAGGCTTTTGGGTAGCTATAGAGTATTTAGAAAATTTAACAAATAAAGAATAA
- a CDS encoding YbbC/YhhH family protein has protein sequence MISCSAYAQKSTVIPTNSYALELLDKRYLEENNEIGEKELVSSKVMALDLAEIYIKNYYGEKVANEQKPYLIADNQNEWIITGQILQQPILTAGGTFLIVISKTDGKVIGLMHDR, from the coding sequence ATGATTTCATGCTCTGCCTATGCTCAGAAATCAACAGTTATACCTACCAATAGTTATGCATTAGAACTTTTAGATAAGAGATACCTAGAAGAAAATAATGAGATAGGAGAGAAGGAGTTAGTTAGTTCTAAAGTAATGGCATTAGATTTAGCCGAAATTTATATAAAAAACTATTATGGAGAGAAAGTTGCTAATGAGCAAAAACCTTATCTTATAGCAGATAATCAAAATGAATGGATAATAACGGGCCAGATTTTACAACAACCAATTCTTACTGCAGGTGGTACATTTTTAATAGTAATTTCTAAAACTGATGGTAAAGTTATTGGGTTAATGCACGATCGATAA